The DNA window GCACCGCTCCGGCGCGACGGCAACGATCTGGGTGACGTCCGTCGTCGCGAACGACGTCGGCGCTTCCTCCGGCAACTTCCATCGGCTTGACCACCCGCTGGGCGCCCTCGAGATCCGGGTCCGCGATCACGACACCGGCCCCGAACTCGGCCAACCGCTCCGCGGGGCTTGCCCAATGCCGCTCGCACCGCCGGCCACGATCGCGACCCAGCCCTGCAGGTCAATCATCTCGATGCTCCTTCGACCCTTGTGCTGGCCACCACGCTAGCCGACACTATGCGTGACAGCAACAGATCATGCATACTTCGTGGATTCATGCCTATCCCGAAGGTGGCGTCTTTGACAACCGATCCGTCCGCGCCGAGCGGAGCTCTCCTCTTCGTACCGGGTGATCGACCCGACCGCTTCACGAAGGCGTCCGCCGCCGGCGCCGACCACGTGATCGTCGACCTCGAGGACGCAGTGGCCGAGGCCTCGAAGCAAGGCGCCCGCCAGTCCACCGCGGCTTGGCTGGCTAGCGGGCGCGAAGCCATCGTCAGAGTCAATGGCGTCGGCACCGCCTGGCACGAACCGGACCTGCGCATGGTCTCCGGGCGTGCCAGCTTCGTCCTGCTACCGAAGTGTGAGGACGCGGGCGATGTCAGCCGCTTCGTGAGCTCGTGTGACTCCCCCACCTTGGCCCTGATCGAGACTCCGCTCGGGCTCGCGGCTGCCCACGAGATCGCGGCCACCGGAGTTGCCGGCCTGGTCTTCGGCAACGTCGACTTCGCCGCCAACATCGGAGTGGATCCGGCGTCACAACCCGCGCTACAGTTCGCTCGCTCTCAGCTGGTCTACGCCAGCGCGGCCGCCGGGCTGCCCGCGCCGATCGACGGCGTCACCACGCGACTGACCGAGAGCGAGGCGCTCAGTGCAGACCTCACGCATGCACGCGAGCTGGGGTTCGGTGGCAAACTCTGCATCCATCCCAGCCAGGTCGCACCCACTCAGGTCGCCTTCCTCCCCACCGAGGAGGAGGTCGCCTGGGCCGTCGCGGTACTGGACGCCTCACAGGGCGTGACGGCCGTGGCCGGGCAGATGGTGGATGCGCCCGTCGTCATCCGCGCCCAGTCGATCCTGGATCGGCACCGCAAGAACGACAGGACGTTCGATGGCGACTGAACCTGGACCGCTCGCTACGAGGCCCGACTACGACGACCCGGACTTCGACTACACGCCGATCCTGCCCAGAGGCAAGGATACGGTGGAGTTCGTCGCCATCGACGCACCGCCACCGGAGGTGGTCGATCGCTGTGGGGACACACTCCTGAAGGTGTCGGACCTCACCCTCGCCCGGCTCGCCGACGTCGCGTTCACCCGCGTTTCCCATCAGCTGCGCACCTCGCACCTGGAGCAGTTGCGGAATATCCTCGACGATCCTGAGGCCAGCGCGAACGACAAGTACGTCGCCACAGACCTTCTCCGCAACGCCGCGATCTCGGCCCAGGGCATCCTGCCGATGTGCCAAGACACCGGCACTGCGATCGTGTTCGGGCAGCGGGGGTCCCGTGTGCTCACCGACGGACGGGACGCGCGCCATCTCAGCCGGGGCATCCACCACGCATACAAGACGCTCAACCTTCGCTACTCACAGCTCGCGCCGCTGACCACTTACCGCGAAGTCAACACGGGCAACAACCTGCCTGCACAGATCGAGATCCTGGCCGAGGGCCACGACACCTACGAGTTCCTGTTCATGGCCAAGGGCGGCGGCAGCGCGAACAAGAGCTTCCTGTTCCAGGAGACCCGAGCACTCCTGGACGAGCAGAGACTTCTCTCCTTCCTCACCGAGCGGATCAGTGCTCTCGGAACCGCGGCCTGCCCTCCGTACCATCTGGCAGTCGTCATTGGCGGCACCTCCGCCGAGTACGCGCTCAAGACCGCGAAGCTGGCCTCTGCCCGGTACCTGGACACACTGCCCACCTCGGGCTCACCCTCAGGCCACGGCTTCCGCGACCTCCACCTGGAAGAACAGATCCTCTCCATCACTCGCCAACTCGGCATTGG is part of the Micromonospora olivasterospora genome and encodes:
- a CDS encoding HpcH/HpaI aldolase/citrate lyase family protein — its product is MTTDPSAPSGALLFVPGDRPDRFTKASAAGADHVIVDLEDAVAEASKQGARQSTAAWLASGREAIVRVNGVGTAWHEPDLRMVSGRASFVLLPKCEDAGDVSRFVSSCDSPTLALIETPLGLAAAHEIAATGVAGLVFGNVDFAANIGVDPASQPALQFARSQLVYASAAAGLPAPIDGVTTRLTESEALSADLTHARELGFGGKLCIHPSQVAPTQVAFLPTEEEVAWAVAVLDASQGVTAVAGQMVDAPVVIRAQSILDRHRKNDRTFDGD
- a CDS encoding FumA C-terminus/TtdB family hydratase beta subunit gives rise to the protein MATEPGPLATRPDYDDPDFDYTPILPRGKDTVEFVAIDAPPPEVVDRCGDTLLKVSDLTLARLADVAFTRVSHQLRTSHLEQLRNILDDPEASANDKYVATDLLRNAAISAQGILPMCQDTGTAIVFGQRGSRVLTDGRDARHLSRGIHHAYKTLNLRYSQLAPLTTYREVNTGNNLPAQIEILAEGHDTYEFLFMAKGGGSANKSFLFQETRALLDEQRLLSFLTERISALGTAACPPYHLAVVIGGTSAEYALKTAKLASARYLDTLPTSGSPSGHGFRDLHLEEQILSITRQLGIGAQFGGKYFCHDVRVVRLPRHGGSCPVAIAVSCSADRQILGRITAEGVFLEKLEEDPSRFLPEVTDAHLVGEVVAVDVSAPMTQIRAKLSGLAVGTRLSLSGELVVARDLAHAEISARLKAGEPLPGYLRDHPVYYAGPAKTPNGMAAGSFGPTTAGRMDTYVEEFQAAGGSLVMLAKGNRSQTVANACRRHGGFYLGSVGGPAARLAQDCIKSVEVIDYEHLGMEAVWKIRVDNFPAFVVIDDQGNDFFAPRTPALLQIQTSNDQNL